The following coding sequences are from one Thermostaphylospora chromogena window:
- a CDS encoding MFS transporter — protein MDAGTEAGSGVRAGRREWLGLAVLALPTLLLSIDLTVLYLALPHLSAELAPSSTQQLWILDIYGFLIAGFLITMGNLGDRIGRRRLLMIGAAAFGVASAFAAYATSPETLIAARAVMGVAGATLMPSTLALISNMFKDPKQMGVAIGIWMGCFMAGSAVGPLFGGALLTSFWWGSVFLVNLPIMLLLLLVAPKLLPEYRNPEAGRPDLTSVALSLVAILTFIYAIKELPKTGWEPVTALALVVGLAVGTAFVLRQRRLADPLLDMGLFGSRSFSAALLSMLFGFMAVSAIGMFVVQYLQTVEGLNPLMTGLWSLPGAGVTIIGTVVAPVVARRVRPAYLISGGLVLSLIGLVLMSQITSGVPPMIGAQALVMFGMSPLMAVGYNMVIGSAPMEKAGSAASMSETTGEVAGALGIAVLGTVGTATYTTRMADAVPAGFPAEAAEAARETLAGAVAVAEQVPQAAATLVASAREAFIEGMHATAIVSAVLIAIVIVFVLTMLRHIDPIGAEESGEAAAAEQADGAAPADAVVPAGEVGKEEVNASASR, from the coding sequence ATGGACGCGGGTACCGAAGCCGGTTCGGGGGTCCGAGCCGGACGACGGGAGTGGCTGGGCCTCGCGGTACTGGCTTTGCCCACTCTTCTGCTGTCGATCGACCTGACCGTGCTCTACCTGGCGCTGCCGCATCTGAGCGCGGAGCTCGCGCCGTCCAGTACGCAGCAGTTATGGATCCTGGACATCTACGGGTTCCTCATCGCGGGCTTCCTGATCACGATGGGCAACCTGGGTGACCGCATCGGCCGTCGCCGCCTGCTCATGATCGGCGCCGCGGCCTTCGGCGTCGCCTCGGCGTTCGCGGCCTACGCCACCTCGCCGGAGACGCTCATCGCCGCCCGGGCGGTGATGGGTGTGGCCGGGGCCACGTTGATGCCGTCGACCCTCGCCCTGATCAGCAACATGTTCAAGGATCCCAAGCAGATGGGCGTGGCCATCGGCATCTGGATGGGCTGCTTCATGGCCGGTTCCGCGGTCGGCCCCCTCTTCGGAGGGGCGCTGCTCACCTCCTTCTGGTGGGGGTCGGTGTTCCTGGTGAACCTGCCGATCATGCTGTTGCTGCTCCTGGTGGCCCCCAAGCTGCTGCCGGAGTACCGCAACCCGGAGGCCGGCCGCCCGGACCTGACCAGCGTCGCGCTGTCGCTCGTCGCCATCCTGACGTTCATCTACGCGATCAAGGAGCTGCCGAAGACCGGCTGGGAGCCGGTGACGGCCCTGGCCCTCGTCGTCGGCCTGGCCGTCGGCACGGCCTTCGTGCTCCGGCAGCGCCGGCTGGCCGACCCTCTGCTGGACATGGGCCTGTTCGGCAGCCGATCGTTCAGCGCGGCGCTGCTCAGCATGCTGTTCGGCTTCATGGCGGTGTCCGCGATCGGGATGTTCGTCGTGCAGTACCTGCAGACCGTCGAAGGGCTGAACCCGCTGATGACCGGCCTGTGGTCGCTGCCCGGCGCGGGCGTGACCATCATCGGCACGGTGGTGGCCCCCGTCGTCGCGCGGCGGGTCCGCCCGGCCTATCTCATCTCCGGCGGGCTGGTGCTCTCGCTGATCGGTCTTGTGCTGATGTCCCAGATCACCAGCGGCGTCCCTCCGATGATCGGCGCTCAGGCTCTGGTCATGTTCGGGATGAGCCCGCTCATGGCGGTCGGCTACAACATGGTCATCGGCTCGGCCCCGATGGAGAAGGCGGGTTCGGCGGCCTCCATGTCGGAGACCACCGGAGAGGTCGCGGGCGCCCTCGGCATCGCGGTGCTGGGGACGGTGGGCACCGCCACCTACACCACCCGGATGGCCGACGCCGTCCCCGCCGGGTTCCCCGCCGAGGCGGCCGAGGCCGCTCGGGAGACCCTCGCCGGCGCGGTCGCCGTCGCCGAGCAGGTGCCGCAGGCCGCGGCCACGCTCGTGGCGTCGGCGCGGGAGGCGTTCATCGAGGGCATGCACGCCACCGCGATCGTCAGCGCGGTTCTCATCGCGATCGTCATCGTCTTCGTTCTGACCATGCTCCGGCACATCGATCCGATCGGCGCGGAGGAGTCGGGGGAGGCCGCCGCGGCTGAGCAGGCCGACGGCGCCGCTCCCGCCGATGCGGTGGTGCCCGCCGGGGAGGTGGGGAAGGAGGAGGTGAACGCGTCCGCATCACGCTAG
- a CDS encoding molybdopterin-dependent oxidoreductase yields MRTAYRTCPICDAVCGLRLTLDEDGRVASVRGDREDPFGRGYICPKGASLGRLDEDPDRLRNPLVRKDGEWREVGWKEAFAAVDEGLTRVVDAHGRRATAVYFGNPTFHTMAGILFRGPLAQALGTPNVFSASSIDQLPKQVACGLMLGDAMAIAVPDLDRTDYLLILGANPAESHGSLCAAPDFPGRLRALRERGGRLVVIDPRRTRTADLADEHLFIRPGSDAYLLLGIVHTLFAEDLATVDIEVEGLDELRRLVADFPPHAVAPACGIPGDVIVRLARELAAAPSAAVYTRVGTCTTEFGTVVQWLVDAINILTGNFDRPGGVMFTKPATAEPWRTGEPFTMGRWRSRVRGLPEALGELPLAALAEEIETPGEGQIRALVTVAGNPVLSAPNGARLDRALQGLEFMVCVDPYLNETTRHADVILPPPRILQMPHYDFLLLTVTVRNYARFSPAILPLEPGRPSEGEIMARLVQIAAGRGPDADPEALSEAMLDGMLTAAVTTPGSPFEGRDAKELRAELDGDCPEERILDAMLRLGPYGLSLAELRARPHGIDLGALRPRLAELLCIDRVRLAPRPLADDVVRLRERLDAPVADMVLIGRRQLRSNNSWLHNVPTLVGGSNRCTLQVNPVDVARLGLGDLARVRSAAGEVVVEVEPTDSIMPGVVSLPHGWGHEGTGQRVAVEHPGVNANALTDDAVVETVSGNAVFNGVPVVVEPVTAPGGVHDREGERERAGVR; encoded by the coding sequence ATGAGAACCGCGTACCGGACGTGCCCCATCTGCGACGCCGTCTGCGGCCTGCGGCTGACCCTCGACGAGGACGGGAGGGTCGCGTCCGTGCGGGGCGACCGCGAGGACCCGTTCGGCAGGGGATACATCTGCCCGAAGGGGGCGAGCCTGGGGCGCCTGGACGAGGACCCGGACCGGCTCCGGAACCCGCTGGTGCGCAAGGACGGCGAGTGGCGCGAGGTCGGCTGGAAGGAGGCGTTCGCCGCGGTCGACGAAGGGCTCACCCGGGTCGTCGACGCCCACGGCCGCCGGGCCACCGCGGTCTACTTCGGCAACCCGACCTTCCACACCATGGCCGGCATCCTCTTCCGCGGACCGCTCGCCCAGGCCCTGGGAACCCCGAACGTCTTCAGCGCCAGCTCCATCGATCAGCTGCCCAAGCAGGTGGCCTGCGGCCTGATGCTCGGCGACGCCATGGCGATAGCCGTCCCCGATCTGGACCGCACGGACTACCTGCTCATCCTCGGAGCCAACCCGGCGGAGTCGCACGGCTCGCTCTGCGCGGCCCCGGACTTCCCCGGGCGGCTCCGGGCGCTGCGCGAGCGCGGCGGCAGACTGGTCGTGATCGATCCGCGCCGCACCCGCACCGCCGACCTCGCCGACGAGCACCTGTTCATCAGACCCGGCAGCGACGCCTACCTGCTGCTCGGCATCGTGCACACGCTCTTCGCCGAGGATCTGGCGACCGTCGACATCGAGGTGGAGGGCCTGGACGAGCTACGCCGGCTCGTCGCGGACTTCCCTCCGCACGCCGTCGCCCCGGCGTGCGGCATCCCCGGAGACGTGATCGTGCGGCTGGCGCGTGAGCTGGCGGCGGCGCCCTCGGCCGCGGTCTACACCAGGGTGGGAACCTGTACCACCGAGTTCGGGACCGTGGTTCAGTGGCTGGTCGACGCGATCAACATCCTGACCGGCAACTTCGACCGGCCCGGCGGGGTCATGTTCACCAAGCCCGCCACGGCCGAGCCGTGGCGGACGGGGGAGCCCTTCACCATGGGACGGTGGCGCAGCCGGGTGCGCGGGTTGCCCGAGGCGCTCGGTGAACTCCCGCTGGCCGCTCTGGCCGAGGAGATCGAGACGCCGGGGGAGGGGCAGATCAGGGCCCTGGTGACGGTGGCCGGCAATCCGGTGCTCTCGGCGCCCAACGGGGCCCGGCTGGATCGCGCCCTGCAAGGGCTGGAGTTCATGGTCTGCGTGGATCCCTACCTCAACGAGACCACCCGGCACGCGGACGTGATCCTGCCGCCGCCCCGCATTCTGCAGATGCCGCACTACGACTTCCTGCTGCTCACGGTGACCGTGCGCAATTACGCGAGGTTCTCGCCGGCGATCCTGCCGCTGGAGCCGGGACGCCCCTCCGAGGGGGAGATCATGGCGAGGCTGGTCCAGATCGCGGCGGGTCGGGGACCGGACGCCGACCCGGAGGCGTTGAGCGAGGCGATGCTCGACGGGATGCTCACGGCCGCCGTCACGACTCCCGGATCCCCGTTCGAGGGCCGGGACGCGAAGGAGCTGCGGGCCGAGCTCGACGGCGACTGTCCCGAGGAGCGGATCCTGGACGCCATGCTCAGGCTGGGCCCGTACGGCCTGTCCCTGGCCGAGCTGCGGGCCCGGCCGCACGGGATCGATCTCGGCGCGCTCCGGCCGCGGCTGGCCGAGCTGCTGTGCATCGACCGGGTGCGGCTCGCCCCCCGGCCCTTGGCCGACGACGTGGTACGGCTGCGCGAACGGCTCGACGCTCCGGTCGCCGACATGGTGCTGATCGGCCGGCGCCAGCTCCGCTCCAACAACAGCTGGTTGCACAACGTCCCCACGCTGGTCGGCGGCAGCAACCGGTGCACGCTCCAGGTCAACCCCGTGGACGTGGCCCGGCTCGGCCTCGGTGACCTGGCGCGCGTCCGGTCGGCGGCGGGGGAGGTCGTGGTCGAGGTCGAGCCCACCGACTCCATCATGCCGGGCGTGGTCAGCCTCCCTCATGGATGGGGGCACGAAGGGACGGGCCAGCGGGTCGCCGTAGAGCATCCGGGGGTCAACGCCAACGCCCTGACCGACGACGCGGTCGTGGAGACGGTGTCGGGCAACGCCGTGTTCAACGGCGTGCCGGTGGTGGTCGAGCCGGTCACCGCGCCCGGCGGCGTGCACGACCGCGAGGGTGAACGTGAGCGGGCCGGTGTCCGGTGA
- a CDS encoding winged helix-turn-helix transcriptional regulator, producing MTETAMWKMVVDERGVTISSDHFQLTADRARMGEVDLDSDPLADAAFDMEGVLNDLQTVTRGTYGQYCGLARALEVIGERWSMLIIRDLFVSPKSKAEIRQGLPRIPERILTARIKELERTGVIRCRALDATENTGSDSLDDLVVYELTPFGSQLEDAMKLLSRWGAQMLDRPRPEDIVTPDSLVMALRTMFGEEAARGLHAGYELRIGDIVIHARIDDGKLRAGKGPLPGADLIIEPGTTLRALMAGELTPQEAIESGELRLVGDPGLMDRFVDVFRFRPATL from the coding sequence ATGACCGAGACCGCAATGTGGAAGATGGTAGTAGACGAGCGTGGCGTGACCATTTCCAGCGACCATTTCCAGCTCACCGCCGACAGGGCGCGGATGGGCGAAGTGGATCTCGACTCGGACCCGCTGGCCGACGCCGCGTTCGATATGGAGGGCGTGCTCAACGATCTCCAGACCGTGACCCGGGGGACATACGGGCAGTACTGCGGTCTGGCCCGCGCCCTGGAGGTGATCGGCGAGCGCTGGTCGATGCTCATCATTCGCGACCTCTTCGTTTCCCCCAAGAGCAAGGCGGAGATCCGGCAGGGGCTGCCGCGCATTCCGGAGCGGATCCTCACGGCGAGGATCAAGGAGCTGGAACGCACCGGTGTGATCCGCTGCCGGGCGCTGGATGCCACCGAGAACACCGGCTCCGACTCGCTCGACGATCTCGTCGTGTACGAGCTGACCCCGTTCGGCAGCCAGCTCGAGGACGCCATGAAGCTGCTCAGCCGCTGGGGCGCCCAGATGCTGGACAGGCCCCGGCCGGAGGACATCGTCACGCCGGACTCGCTGGTCATGGCGCTGCGCACCATGTTCGGCGAGGAGGCGGCCCGCGGCCTGCACGCCGGATACGAGCTCCGCATCGGCGACATCGTCATCCACGCCCGCATCGACGACGGGAAGCTGCGGGCCGGGAAGGGGCCGCTGCCGGGAGCGGATCTGATCATCGAGCCCGGCACCACCCTCCGCGCGCTGATGGCGGGCGAGCTCACCCCCCAGGAGGCGATCGAGTCGGGCGAGCTCAGGCTCGTCGGCGACCCCGGCCTGATGGACCGGTTCGTCGACGTCTTCAGGTTCCGGCCCGCGACTCTGTGA
- a CDS encoding acyl-CoA dehydrogenase family protein — protein sequence MTLTTDDQVHRFPDPPEPDLRPTDVVKRAESLAWDLVERQAETEERTFYAEDIHERFAKSGFYRILVPRRYGGYEFGIETFMRVTLALTRGCPSTGWMYCLGHAHAHAVATLFEERAQRELFAGGDFICPATVMPSGTATRVDGGWLLSGTWHYCSGAPYAGHFMGHTLVDGEPMLFVAPRSEWERVDDWGAQLGLKGSGSHSIAVSGFVPDHYTIRKHLSQLTVTDGTPGRDLHGNPEYGGGPLSFMVLEDAVLALGMAQGALDAYEKLMRTRTTSFPPIVGRTEDPDFQRWYGEAAALIATAEAAFWNAVEQWRAACAEGPEAFSKEREMRIALICREVVGLCWRAVEGHLFPTAGSSSVRHGERIERVWRDLSMLHSHAGVAVFLAAIAKREYTKARFGVE from the coding sequence ATGACTCTTACCACAGATGATCAGGTCCATAGATTTCCTGATCCACCCGAGCCGGATCTGCGACCGACCGATGTGGTCAAAAGGGCCGAGTCCCTCGCCTGGGATTTGGTGGAGCGTCAGGCGGAAACCGAAGAACGCACTTTCTACGCCGAGGACATTCACGAACGATTCGCGAAGTCCGGCTTTTACCGCATTCTCGTGCCGCGCCGTTACGGCGGCTATGAGTTCGGCATCGAGACCTTCATGCGGGTCACGCTCGCGCTGACGCGGGGGTGCCCGTCCACGGGCTGGATGTACTGCCTGGGGCACGCGCACGCCCACGCCGTGGCCACCCTGTTCGAGGAACGGGCGCAGCGCGAGCTGTTCGCGGGAGGAGACTTCATCTGCCCGGCGACGGTCATGCCGTCGGGCACCGCGACACGCGTGGACGGGGGCTGGCTCCTCTCCGGAACCTGGCACTACTGCTCCGGCGCCCCCTACGCCGGGCATTTCATGGGCCACACCCTCGTCGACGGAGAACCCATGCTGTTCGTGGCCCCGCGCAGCGAGTGGGAGCGCGTGGACGACTGGGGGGCGCAGCTCGGCCTCAAGGGCAGCGGATCGCACAGCATCGCCGTGTCCGGCTTCGTGCCCGACCACTACACCATCCGCAAGCATCTCAGCCAGCTCACCGTGACCGACGGCACGCCCGGCCGGGACCTGCACGGGAACCCCGAGTACGGCGGAGGGCCGCTCAGCTTCATGGTGCTGGAGGACGCCGTGCTCGCCCTGGGCATGGCCCAGGGGGCGCTGGACGCCTACGAGAAGCTGATGCGCACCCGGACCACCAGCTTCCCGCCGATCGTCGGCCGGACCGAGGACCCCGACTTCCAGCGGTGGTACGGCGAGGCGGCAGCGCTGATCGCGACCGCCGAGGCGGCCTTCTGGAACGCCGTGGAGCAGTGGCGCGCCGCCTGCGCCGAGGGGCCGGAGGCGTTCTCCAAGGAGCGCGAGATGCGGATCGCCCTGATCTGCCGCGAAGTGGTCGGGCTCTGCTGGCGAGCGGTCGAGGGACACCTGTTCCCCACGGCTGGGTCGAGCTCGGTACGCCACGGCGAGCGCATCGAGCGCGTATGGCGCGACCTGTCGATGCTGCACAGCCACGCGGGTGTCGCGGTCTTCCTCGCCGCCATCGCGAAGCGCGAGTACACCAAGGCGCGGTTCGGCGTCGAATGA
- a CDS encoding FAD-dependent oxidoreductase: MGDTTGTRAVVLGGSLAGLFAARVLSDAYDEVLVVDRDVLLGVAGPRRGCPQGRHINGLLARGQQAMEEMYPGITQEIFADGVPTGDLAGDVRWYFNGRRLKQQHAGLVCVAASRPMLEKHIRRRTSAIPNVSFAERHDILGLETTPDRSRVNGVRVQPHGSDRAETIPADLVVDATGRGSRTPIWLEDLGYPRVREERKKIGLCYVTQHYRLTKDPYHGDLSINPVASAALPRGAIFTKTDGGRVELTTYGLLGDHPPTDQEGFYEWIRSLAVPDIYDALQHAEPLDEPVAFRFPTTLRRRYEEMTRFPDGLLVTGDAVCCFNPVYAQGMTVAALGALTMRDHLHTGAAPQPRQFFQDLARNVIDPPWEMTNIVDLSFPGVEGRRTLQVRIAQAFLKLVQLAATRDGKVTAAYMRTAGMVDRPEALQRPGMILRVLWNALLQLKDGTGRAVASAPAERDKAPAL; this comes from the coding sequence ATGGGTGACACGACGGGAACGCGCGCGGTCGTGCTGGGCGGCAGCCTGGCGGGGCTGTTCGCGGCGCGGGTGCTCTCCGACGCGTACGACGAGGTGCTGGTCGTCGACCGCGACGTGCTGCTCGGCGTGGCCGGCCCGCGACGGGGGTGCCCTCAGGGGCGCCACATCAACGGCCTGCTCGCCCGCGGCCAGCAGGCCATGGAGGAGATGTACCCCGGTATCACGCAGGAGATCTTCGCGGACGGCGTGCCGACCGGGGACCTCGCCGGCGATGTGCGCTGGTACTTCAACGGCAGACGGCTCAAACAGCAGCACGCCGGGCTGGTCTGCGTGGCGGCGAGCCGGCCGATGCTGGAGAAACACATCCGCCGGCGGACGAGCGCGATCCCCAACGTCTCCTTCGCCGAGCGCCACGACATCCTCGGCCTGGAGACGACGCCCGATCGCAGCCGCGTCAACGGTGTGCGCGTGCAGCCCCACGGCTCGGACCGGGCCGAGACCATACCGGCCGACCTGGTGGTCGACGCCACCGGCAGGGGGTCGCGGACCCCGATCTGGCTGGAGGACCTCGGCTATCCGCGGGTGCGCGAGGAGCGCAAGAAGATCGGCCTGTGCTACGTCACCCAGCACTACCGGCTGACCAAGGACCCCTATCACGGCGATCTTTCGATCAACCCGGTCGCGTCGGCGGCCCTGCCGCGGGGTGCGATCTTCACCAAGACGGACGGCGGACGCGTCGAGCTGACCACGTACGGCCTCCTCGGTGACCATCCGCCCACCGACCAGGAGGGGTTCTACGAGTGGATCAGATCGCTGGCGGTTCCGGACATCTACGACGCCCTCCAGCACGCCGAGCCGCTCGACGAGCCGGTGGCGTTCCGGTTCCCGACCACGCTGCGACGGCGCTACGAGGAGATGACGCGCTTCCCCGACGGGCTCCTCGTCACCGGTGACGCCGTCTGCTGTTTCAACCCGGTCTACGCCCAGGGGATGACGGTCGCCGCGCTGGGCGCCTTGACGATGCGCGACCACCTGCACACCGGCGCCGCCCCGCAGCCGCGCCAGTTCTTCCAGGATCTCGCCCGGAACGTGATCGACCCGCCGTGGGAGATGACGAACATCGTCGATCTCAGCTTCCCCGGCGTGGAGGGCAGACGGACCCTTCAGGTGCGGATCGCCCAGGCGTTCCTGAAGCTGGTGCAGCTCGCGGCCACCCGGGACGGCAAGGTGACCGCCGCGTACATGCGCACGGCCGGCATGGTGGACCGGCCGGAGGCCCTCCAGCGGCCCGGCATGATCCTTCGGGTGCTGTGGAACGCGCTCCTGCAGCTCAAGGACGGCACCGGGCGCGCCGTCGCGTCCGCTCCCGCGGAACGGGACAAGGCCCCGGCGCTGTGA
- a CDS encoding condensation domain-containing protein, which produces MSIDTTTERIPLSFNQEFLCMFDKGDREGPFGPEYIIVCGWRVHGVVDPEKLQGALDDLVERHESLRTLVVRDGETRYQRILPPSSPHLEVRDLPPTAPAERDRRAEELLIEMESGAYGISEPPLVRAVLARFDPQDAVLVLIAHHSAVDEWSTQLMIRDLAACYAERSGHGPRNLPETVQYREYAVWERANADTAAVDRAREYWRNKLSGARIFPMRTDHLRSEGLPKRTAAHRFLIDADLTSRALRIARSVRSTPFIFLLAVYKVLLREMFGSTDIVVPTLTLGRSQARFHETVGSFFNYVPLRTDLAGCENFRDVIARTRRTCLEAYANDIPFSRIVAEAPGLVESFAGDDRAVFAFQVHQFPFVMKRERIGDLEYSDLRRRVLSQDVSTDIPDGALWTLGVDPSGEIIGNLGFNTNLFEKDTIVKIAQEYRRVLRELVADPDAPLKRI; this is translated from the coding sequence GTGAGCATCGACACCACGACCGAGCGCATCCCGCTCTCCTTCAATCAGGAATTCCTCTGCATGTTCGACAAGGGCGACCGGGAAGGCCCGTTCGGCCCCGAGTACATCATCGTCTGCGGCTGGCGGGTCCACGGCGTCGTCGACCCCGAGAAACTGCAGGGGGCATTGGACGACCTGGTGGAACGGCACGAATCACTGCGTACGCTGGTCGTCCGCGACGGCGAGACCCGATACCAGAGGATCCTCCCGCCGAGCTCGCCGCACCTTGAGGTGCGCGACCTGCCGCCCACCGCGCCGGCCGAGCGCGATCGGCGCGCGGAGGAGCTGCTCATCGAGATGGAGTCCGGAGCGTACGGGATCTCCGAGCCGCCGCTGGTCCGGGCGGTGCTCGCCCGGTTCGACCCGCAGGACGCGGTCCTCGTGCTCATCGCCCACCACTCGGCGGTCGACGAGTGGTCCACCCAGCTGATGATCCGCGACCTGGCGGCGTGCTACGCCGAGCGGAGCGGACACGGGCCGCGGAACCTGCCGGAGACCGTCCAGTACCGGGAGTACGCCGTGTGGGAACGGGCGAACGCCGACACGGCGGCGGTGGACAGAGCCCGCGAGTACTGGCGGAACAAGCTGAGCGGGGCGCGGATCTTCCCGATGCGCACCGACCACCTCCGCTCCGAAGGTCTGCCGAAGCGGACCGCGGCCCACCGCTTCCTGATCGACGCGGACCTGACGTCGCGGGCCCTGCGGATCGCCAGATCGGTGCGGAGCACGCCGTTCATCTTCCTGCTCGCGGTGTACAAGGTCCTGCTCCGGGAGATGTTCGGCAGCACCGACATCGTGGTCCCGACGCTGACTCTGGGCCGTAGCCAGGCGCGTTTCCACGAGACCGTCGGGTCGTTCTTCAACTACGTCCCGCTCCGGACGGACCTGGCCGGCTGCGAGAACTTCCGCGACGTCATCGCCCGGACCCGCCGCACCTGCCTGGAGGCCTACGCCAACGACATCCCGTTCTCCCGGATCGTGGCGGAGGCGCCGGGGCTCGTCGAGTCCTTCGCCGGCGACGACCGGGCGGTGTTCGCGTTCCAGGTGCACCAGTTCCCGTTCGTGATGAAGCGGGAGCGCATCGGCGATCTGGAGTACTCCGACCTCCGCAGGCGGGTGCTGTCCCAGGACGTCAGCACCGACATCCCCGACGGCGCGCTGTGGACGCTGGGCGTCGACCCCTCCGGGGAGATCATCGGGAACCTGGGGTTCAACACCAACCTGTTCGAGAAGGACACGATCGTGAAGATCGCGCAGGAGTACCGCCGGGTCCTGCGCGAGCTGGTCGCCGATCCGGACGCGCCGCTGAAGAGGATCTGA
- a CDS encoding cytochrome P450 family protein: protein MNERCPIVLDVTGREVHRQAARARELGPATPVELPGGVRAWWVNDYKTAKALLTDPRITKSARAHWPAFRNGEIPPDWELISWVAMDNISTVYGKDHMRLRRLVGKAFTRRRVEAMRPRIVEITKNLIDDLAATDPGEVVDLKSGFAKPLPARLVAHLIGLPEEALDGVVEVIDMMTDTTVSPAQAQAVLAGWRGAMEEFIASKRREPGEDITSHLIAARDDEDGSRLSESELTDTVFAILGAGAETTINFLDNAITELLTHPEQRAMIVRGEKSWDDVIEETLRVQAPLASLPLRFAAEDVELDGVTIRRGDPVLINYHSLGRDPALHHDPERFDITRADKEHLSFGHGPHYCLGAGVARLIGQVSLSMLFDRFPDMALAVAPEELEPMPTFIMNGHRSLPVRLTVPVAAAAAS, encoded by the coding sequence GTGAACGAACGCTGCCCGATCGTGCTGGACGTGACGGGACGGGAGGTCCACCGTCAGGCGGCCCGCGCGCGGGAGCTCGGCCCGGCGACCCCGGTCGAGCTGCCCGGCGGGGTCCGCGCCTGGTGGGTGAACGACTACAAGACCGCCAAGGCGCTGCTGACCGACCCCCGGATCACCAAGAGCGCGCGCGCCCACTGGCCCGCCTTCCGGAACGGGGAGATCCCCCCCGACTGGGAGCTGATCAGCTGGGTGGCCATGGACAACATCTCCACCGTGTACGGCAAGGACCACATGCGCCTGCGCAGGCTGGTCGGGAAGGCCTTCACGCGCCGCCGTGTCGAGGCCATGCGGCCGCGCATCGTGGAGATCACCAAGAACCTCATCGACGACCTCGCCGCCACCGACCCCGGCGAGGTGGTGGACCTGAAGAGCGGGTTCGCCAAACCGCTGCCCGCCCGGCTGGTGGCGCACCTGATCGGCCTGCCGGAGGAGGCGCTCGACGGGGTCGTCGAGGTCATCGACATGATGACGGACACCACCGTGAGCCCTGCACAGGCGCAGGCGGTCCTGGCCGGTTGGCGGGGCGCCATGGAGGAGTTCATCGCCTCGAAGCGGCGCGAACCCGGCGAGGACATCACCAGCCACCTGATCGCGGCGCGCGACGACGAGGACGGCTCGCGGCTGAGCGAGTCCGAGCTCACCGACACCGTCTTCGCGATCCTCGGCGCCGGGGCGGAGACGACGATCAACTTCCTGGACAACGCCATAACCGAGCTGCTGACCCACCCGGAGCAGCGAGCGATGATCGTCCGCGGTGAGAAGTCCTGGGACGACGTCATCGAGGAGACGCTGCGGGTGCAGGCGCCGCTGGCCAGCCTGCCTCTCCGCTTCGCGGCCGAGGACGTCGAGCTGGACGGCGTCACCATCCGCCGGGGCGATCCGGTTCTGATCAACTACCACTCCCTGGGGCGTGACCCTGCGCTGCACCACGACCCCGAGCGGTTCGACATCACCCGCGCCGACAAGGAGCACCTCTCGTTCGGCCACGGCCCGCACTACTGCCTGGGCGCCGGCGTCGCACGGCTGATCGGCCAGGTCAGCCTGTCGATGCTGTTCGATCGTTTCCCCGACATGGCGCTGGCCGTCGCACCGGAGGAGCTGGAGCCGATGCCGACGTTCATCATGAACGGGCACCGGAGCCTGCCGGTCCGGCTGACCGTCCCGGTGGCGGCCGCGGCGGCGTCCTGA